gttcgaAAAGccttaaatgaaaaattaatttgataaataattaaaaaaattaaaaatcaaaattttattaaaactgcTTTCTACCCTACCATTGTCCACCCTACTCTAGAGGTGGTCACGGTTCATAATCTGGTGGTTTCAgttcggaaccgccgggtcGCGGTTTAAGAAAATATGAAACCGGTCCGAACCCATCTAAATGACGGTTCCATACATGTTCGGAACTGGCCGATTCTGTTTTCGGTTCTGGGTTGCGGACAGttcaaaaaaaacaaattaaaaataaaataacacgcagaaataatattataaaaaataacgaaataaaccaaatttattaaatattatgttaaccaaaaaattaattaaagcaaattttaattaaataacactAAAGTAATATTTAAGTGTTGGAATAATTGAAgagaatttgaaaaataatatatattgaatatatttgttatcttttttgataatttttcatatttgtatattttatcgATTAATTATTCGAATGatggtttaaattgattttagaaaataaataacaaaaccaaaccaaattaaatttgcTAGTTTTTTAGACAAAAAATTAGAATTGCCCATACGGAAGCTAAATAATCCTAAAATTACCGGTTGACCATTCCGTGTTGAGTCATTACTGCGCTGACATTACTTTGTTTAATAACGGGAAAAGGGTCAGATACACCCCTAACGTTTGCCCTATGGATCAAGTAGGCCcccaacgtttgaaaaggtGCAAGCAGGCCCCTGACGTTTTGAAAACGTATCACTTTTCCCCTTCACGCTAACTCCGTTTCGTTTACCATCTCTTTTTGCCAGTGTGTTAACCTCGCTGCTGACATGGACTAACCCCTCTGGCCAAACGTCTGCTGACGTGGATCGTACCCCTTAAATCATCCCCAAAATAAATCACttaacttcttcttcttcattttcccccaaatctaaacctaaattcagtttttcttcttatttcacAAACAGAAAAAATGGTTTACTCAACTTCATCATCGTCCATCAGGAATCGGCAAAGAACTGACGAAGAGGTGTACGAATACGATGATGGTGACAGGTACTGTAGATGCTATTCAAACCCAATTGCTCGAATTTATACTTCGTGGACTGAAAAAAATCTTGGGCGAAGGTTCTATGGATGTCGAAATTATAAGGTATGGGTATTTCCACTttgttttgggtttgtttgtttATACTTGAATTGCAGCTACTGAATTTAgggcttttaatttttgttagagAGGTGGCGGCTGTGATTTTTTCGAGTGGTTCGAAGAGCCTATGAGTGATAGAGCCAAAACTGTAATCAACGGTCTCATTCCCCGAAGGTCTGAAGAAGCTAtcatgaataataatttttatacttGGAGTGATGAAGTTGACTCACTGGCGAATGAAATCAGGAGTTTGAAGATTGCAGATGAAAGAAGAAATGCTGAGGTGATTTCTGCAAGGAAGAAAATGAAGATTGCATACACTATTGCTGCTATCTCATGGTTGGTTGTTGTATGTATGGTTATGTAATGATGGCAATATAACATATTTCTCTAAGTTTAGGATTAGTAAGTTTATGAATAATTTGTAAGTTTGAGACAATGGCTGTAATGTTATTATCAGTTTATGAGCAATATGAGCAATTTATGATCCAATTAATAGTTTATGATACATTGTTTTAGTGCAATTTATGATGCACTAAGTCAAACTCATTCCATTCAAAactgtaaataacaaaaacttGCATAAAAACTAAACTactgtaaataacaaaaactgTCTATAACAAAATATAACTAAAACTTCCAACAACTAAAACTTGCATTAACAAAATATAACTTATGGCACTGTTTAAAGCCATTACAAGTTCATCATGAACATTCAAAAATCAGTAACATGATCTAAGCACCAACTTAGGCAATGTTTAAAGCTGtgctggaaaaaaaaattcctaaGGAACTGCTAGGCAACCAAACCAGGCATTGTTTAAAGCCATGAATACTAAAACAACTCCTaaggaaatttcaaaaacaaaattatgcaCTAAATGTACAAGCATAAACAAAGTAGTCTTGTTTTCCCCTCTTCCTTGTATTCATTGCAACAGCATCATTCTTTTGTCTTTCTAACTGTGATCTAGTGACTGCAGCAAGTCCTTTCCACTTTAACCCCCCTCTTGGCTTGAAAGGGAGATTCTCTGGATACTTAACAGATCCACTTCCCTTGAAACCAATTTTTCTTGAAGCTTCACTGTCATTGCTACTGGACTTTAACCTTGACACTCTATCCTTTATTATGTCAGTCTCATTTGGTATGGAGAATCTGACATTTGGATCAGCAGCCATTGAACTCCCAGCAGCAATATGTTGTTCCCCTAACATACCAGGCTGTTAAGAAAGTTAAACATTATGCATTACAACATTGTCACACCATATAGAATATCAAACATAGAACAAAGTACAAATATCAAATAACTTACATGTAAAATGGTGTCCCTTGACACTGGATCATAACTGATTCCAGCTCCAACCTTAGGCCTTCTGAAATTATAACTTCTCCTGCTAGGTTGACTTGATTGGGTAGGTTGACTGGATTGAGTAGGATGAGATGCTTGAGTGAGTTGTGAAGCTTGAGACAATGGTTCAGGAGATTGGGCTTCAGGAGACATAGGCTCGGCATTGTCGGCTTCAGGAGACAGAGGTTCAGTATAGGAACTTGCTGTTTGAGACTACTGCAATCCTGCCTGTGATGTTTGTCCTTGTTTCCCCTACAATAAAATAAGCAATATGTTATGATCATTCATTATTGAACCACCACTAAAGAACTTATTACAAAAACTACTTAGTAGTACCTTTTTTTTGCATGAGGCTTTGTTATGTCCTGCTTCTTGACAATGTCTGCATCTCTGCTTCTGCCCCTTTCTTGCCAGTTTCCCACTCCCAGATGTTGGATTTGGCTCATTAACATTTATGATGCGCTTCTTCCTTGGTCTGCCAGGCTGTTTTTTCACTTCTGGTGCATCCATAGGCAGGTATTGATCACATTTCATGAACTTTTTCCCAGGCACTGGTTGAATGGTGAAACTGTAGGTAGCATCATATTGGGCCCTATGGTAGTACCCTGAGATGTGATCCAGAGGCTCCATGCCTAGATGTTTGATTGCACAAATTGCATGTGGGCATGGAATGCCAGACACATCCCAAACCCTACAAGTGCACAACTTCTTATCTATGAAGACTGTATGCTTGTCATCACCTTCCCCAATCTCAAACCCATGATCACCATTCCAGACTGCCTTGCATCCTAAAGACATGTCTTTATAGTCATGGAACTTCTACATACTTGCAGGACTCCAGTCATTGAACCATGTACTGCTCTGACTCTTCTTACTAGCTATTCTCTCCATAACCTTAATTCTGATATCCTCAAGCATGCCACTATAGGTTTGTACCTTGCCTCCTTTATCCATGAGTTGAAACACTCAGTGATGTTGTTGTCTACCATCATTGATTTGGATCTATTGCTAAAGAATGCTCTGCTCCAGTTGTGTGGGGGGTACCAAACCAGATCTTCTGCAGCTTTCTTGCTTGTTTCCCCAATCTTCTTCAAATTATCAATGAATTCTTCTTCATAAGTACTCTATGCACATATCCAAAACTGTTTTTGCAAGTGTCCTTCACCCCATTTCTTAGACCAGTTAGCCCAAATGTGCCTAGCACACCATCTATGTTCAGCACCTGGAAGAATTTCTTTAACAGCTTTAATCAATCCATGCATAAGACACAACAATCACACATCATAACTCATTGACAGTTTCACATAATAGTACTAAAATAGTTAGAAAAAACCAACCTTCTGCATATCAGAAATAAGGGTAATTGATGACCCATCTCTTAGTTGAAATTCCTTAGCCAGCATTTGCAAAAACCACCTCCAGTTGCTTGTGTTTTCAGTGTCTATAACTTCCCATGCAATTGGGTACATCTGTTCATCAGCATCTTTTCCAATGGCTGCCAGTAATTGACCCTTGCAATTACTCTTTAAAAAACAGCCATCTAACCGAATAATGGGCCTACACCCATGATTCCACCCCTGTTTGCATGCATCAAAGCATATAAACATGCGTTTAAAAACTCTCTTTCCAGCCTTCAAACTCCTCCTGCATACTTGTATTTCTGCTGCTGTCCCAGGATTTGATCTTTTCAAGGCAGTTGCATAAGCTTCCAAGTACTGAAACTCCTTCACAAAACTGCCCTCTAACTCCTGCTTTATCATCCTCTTGGCCCTCTTACACATTATTTCTGAAACACTAACCTTAAGCTGCATCTCAACAATGTTCCTCAGTTCCTTAACCTTAGTTTCAGGGTTTTTACAAATTAGAGGTCTGAAGTGGTTTGCTAAATATTTAGCTGAGACAATAGGGTTCTTAAAGGTCCTATAGCATTTGTGTTCTAAGTGTAAGGTTCTCAGAGTCAATCCTGGATGGTCTGAATCTTTGGACATGAACACAAGAAATTTACATCCTTTGTTTGTCACACATTTGGCCCTGACACGTCCTGGTTCATTAGGATGGATTTTTAACTTCCTACCCACAGCAACTGCATAATTAGCTATAGCTTGTCTGGCTTCTTTTGCATCTGCAAATGCCATCCCTAAGATGAAGTGTGTACTGCCATCTGACTCATTATAATTAACCCTCTCAGTAGGCACCTCTGCAAAATCACTATCATTGTCTTCATCCTCCTCATCAacaccttcttcttcatcaccACTAGAGCTGCTACTACTTCCATTATCAGGTACAACCTCATCATGCTGCCCAACACTCACACCCTCAGTCCCACTCACAACCTCACCCACTACCTCATCCTGCTCTCCAACACTCACACCCTCAGTTCTACTCACAAGATCACCCAGGACCTCATCCTCCTCCCTAACACAGCCACCCTCAGAGGGGTCAATCACAGGATCAGGTAAGACCTCATCCTCCTCCCCAACACAGCCAACCTCAGAGGGCTCACTCACAGGATCAGGTAGGACCTCATCCTCTTGCCCACTCACATTTTCAATAAACCTATCACCAAGTCTAGCAGTTCCTTGTACAGCTATAGGCAATGGACTATTTGCAATTACAGGATCATTCTCATCCTTACTAGCATAGATGATAATGTCAGTCTTCCATGAAACCCTATGTATGTGGTTCAGTATTGTTCTAATGGACTCATCATTTTCCACTATCATCAAGCCATTACTTAAAGTTCTCCCAGgctgtaaaaaaaatattttaaaaacactaGGGTAGTCCAATTCAGTAATGTACTTTCTCCTAATTTGGTCCACACTTAGGTAGTCTGagtcaaaattaaatttcatatcTACTTCTCCATCCACATAATCCAAATAAGGTTCAGCAACCCAGGTCCCACCATAGTTAAAATAAACATCAATTGATTCACCCATGTCTGccacaaacatatacaaacaacataaaaaaacaagtataagCACAGCAACCAACTTTAATGTCTTAATAACCAAGCAAAAAGCAATAAACATATACAAAACAATTTTACACATTGTCGTGTCTGGACCACAAACAGTAACAAACTATAAACAATTCTACTTAAAGCAAAcagttttcaaaaacaaattgcaGTTAACAAATCTTACATCTACACCATGCTTAACCATTTTTCGAGAACCCATCCACTAAATCTTACAAAATACGAGGGGAAAAGAAAAACATGTAGATTACGAAGCGCTTCCCTCGTAATTAAATCAGCCTTCGATTTTTAGAGTTATGAGTCTTTGATTTAGGTTTTCCTGCGAATGTGGAGAAGAGCTACCGCCACCCTCAGATTTGAAAGTATAGAGTCTTCGATTAATCTCTCCTGCAATGGATAACCCCAATTTGATTTTTCAAGTTCTGACttcgtttttttattttgcgaTTTACGTTGTATTAGATTTGGGAATTAGGGTTAAGTGATTTATTTTGGGGATGATTTAAGGGGTATGATCCACGTCAGCAGACGTTTGGCCAAAGGGGTTAGTCCATGTCTGCAGCGAGGTGAACACGCTGGCAAAAAGAGACGGTAAACGAAACGGAGTTAGCGTGAAGGGGAAAAGTGATACGTTTTCAAAACGTCAGGGGCCTGCTTGCACCTTTCCAAACGTTGGGGGCCTACGTGACCCATAGGGCAAACGTTAGGGGTGTATCTGATCCTTTTCCCGTTTAATAACTAAACTTCTTAATTAGAGATATACTATTACATGGAAACTGATTCTTCCAAACAGATTTCttccaaattcaaaaattttgaaagaagaaaaaatatatatttgattcttATCTCTTCCATTCTCATCTCTTCGACTCTCTAAAAAttcattaacaaaaaataaaaagcattAAATCGAGTTTAGATCATAATTAACTGCAAAAATTGAAGTAAAAACCGAAGAAGCAAATACTCAAGAATATTGAAATTCTATCAAAAATTTAAGATTCGTGAAAGCACGAGCTTAATCACTAATTTTGGTGAGTAGATTACTTTAAGCTCAGTTTTCTTACAATCGTTTGAAGTAATCATAGTAGAATATCAATTATCTCTTAAAAATTGAATGATAGGGCAAATATTTGATGATAATTAAAACAAACTGTGATTTTAAGTTTGCTATTGGTTTTTTATATGGTAGATCTgttttattgtgtttatatgtatttattattgtttCAGAGATTGAATACCTGATAATTAAACGTTTTTTGTGTTTGAGATTTACAAAATTTCAACTATTTATTGTGTTTTAAGTTTACTAATGATTTACATAATTTTAAATGTCTAGATAAATTTGTTATACTTAATAAAAAGTTTTAGATAATGTGAATTGgtacttaaattaattttatgtagTATATCAAATTTAGTTATGTTTGTAGTTTactatatgttttatatatgtttaattgTGATTTAACATGTATTGAGACTCAAAATCAGTTGATGTGTTAATATAACTGATAATTGAACAATTTGATTGAATTTGTCATGTTTTAGGTTTACTAATAGTTTTATATCAGTTTGCTAATATATtagtattgattttaaaatgcTGTTTTGTAGGAAATAACACATGAAGGCTCTTATATACTATAATGGAAAATGGGATGTAGATTTTAATTACTCAGATTACAGAATGAAAGAAATTTTAATACCAGACGACACAAATTTTGAAAACCTCCAGTCAATGATAGCAAATATACTCCAAGTTAACTACTGGGAAACCAACATGGAGATCAATATATCAGTTAGAGAACAACTGTCAAACTTTAGAAGTTGAAGATGACAACAACCTCATATTTTACCTTGAAATGAGAAGGAGTGACTTTAGGATAACAAAGTTTCCACTGTGTATTTCAACCAAACAATATGAAGAACAGCCTCAGTTACCGATGATTAAGAGCAACTCTTCCATGGCAGTGAATGAAGAGCAAACAGAAAATGCAGTATCCAAAGACTCAGCCATGGATTTTGTAGAATATGCAGATTTTTTTTCAGAATATAGATCAGTAAAGAAGTGGAAGAAGCTGAAAGTAAACTAGATGACTACCAAATTATAATTgatccaaataaaaaagaagtcTATTTTGGGAAAATCTTTAAGATAAAACGATCATGAAGACACGTTTGAGTTTATATGCAATTGCTAACAACTTTCAGTTTACAGTGAGTAAATCTTGCACGATTAAGTATGTACTCAATTATTTGGACAAAAATTGCAAATGGAGTTCAAGGGCTTCAAGAGATGGAAGGACAAGCATGTTTCTTATTAGAAGACTCAACAACATGCACACATGCTCAGTAGATATTAGAATGGAAGAAAAAAGGGAGGCAACAACTTCCATTGTAGCAGAGGTGACAAAATCCAAGTTTTTGAATGTCAAAACAATTTACACACCGACAAACATAATTTTAGACTTTGAAAAGGAATATGGTgtaattttgaattataataaagCTTGGAGAGAGAAGGAAAAGGCGCTTGGACTGATTAGAGGTAATCCGGGTGACTCTTATGATGTTTTGCCTAGTTATTTTCACATGATTTTGGAAACAAATCCCGGATTAGTAGTTAACATTCCAACTTCAAAAGACAATATATTTCTATATGCTTTTATGGCTCTTGATGCTTCTATAAAGGGCTGGAAATATTGCAGACCGGTGGTTGTAACAGATGgtacttttttaaaatcaaattatggTAGAACTCTATTGACAACATGCACACAAGATGGAAACAGTAAAAAATTTCCTCCAGCATTTGCTATTATCGACTCTGAGAATGACGCTTCATGGGAATACTTCTTTCGAGAGTTTAAAGAAGCTTTTGGTGAAAAGGATGAACTTTGTATCGTATCAGATAGATGTGAAAGCATTTCtaaggcaaaaaaaaaacaagctgTTTCCTCAAGCAACTCACGGGATATGTATGTTCAACTTCTGAATAATCTGAAATCTAAATTcaagaataaaaacaataagGTCAAAGAATGTTTATATGTTGCTGCAAAGTCATACAAGTTAAGAAGTTTGACTACCACATGAAAGAGCTTGATAACAAAAGTGTACAAATTCGACACTACCTAATGAAAGTCAGACAAGAAAAATGGGCAAGGGTGCATTCAAAATTCCCAAGGTACTCGACAATGACATCAAATATTGCCGAGTCTATAAATGCAGCTAATAGAGCGGCTAGAGATTTATCGGTAACGACACTTCTAGAATATTTGAGGAGTTTGATTCAAGATTGGAGTTACAGAAATAGGACTGTTGCAGCATCTACATTTACAAAGCTGATAAATAGAGCAGAAGAGCAGCTCAGAGAAAACTACTCATATTCTTTAAGAATGAAGGTAAACAAAATTTTTacctttatatatttttattggtttaCTAACTGGTTACTAAAGGTTTATCTCACATttcatttgtttgtttttatagTTTACACCATCAATGACAGCTTTATACAGTGTCCAAGATGGAACTAACACATACACAGTCAAGCTAAAGGAAAGGACATGCACATGCAGTAGATTTCAAATGGATGAGATGTTAGATTTTGGATTGTAATAATATGCATACATATTTatagaaacatataaacatgtagaCGTACATGTATTACAGTTAATAatcatatatttattgttgttatAAAGTTTAGAGGACTCAATTGAGATGTTATAATCTAATTTAGAGTCAAAGTCATCTAAAATAAAGTACGGGGATTAATTTATATGTGTAGAATTCATGAgatttaaattactaattaataatggacatattaataatttatacgaTTAGTTATTTACGAAAGGGTGTGGTTCCTAATTGCTGTGTCTATAGGGTTTGTTTAAATAGGCTTCCCATTTGCCATTTGCCATTTAAACATGTATACAATAACACACAACACATTCAATTAGAAGATCATTCTCCctacttttcttcttcttcttcttcttcttcaagttATCAATCATGGATTCACGTATGTCCCACATTTAGTTTTCTCAAACAATCTTCTAAACAAGACCTTAATctactaaataaattaattttttctttcaattggtatcagagtcaattttgtttataattgtttgaatttattttttggagAGAATTGTTTGAATTCTTGATTAATGATTATATATaggattaatttcataaaaaatcacgatttttacacgaaatttcattttaatcataaccTTTAAAGTTAGCATTTAAAGGTAAaacctttcattttatttcaaatctatcgccaaagtaaaattcggtgtatttttttctgacgaaaaattactaatcctacatactctagccgaaagataataatatttggtgtcgatttataatttgagtcTTAATTAATGGTaaagtgaagaatttagtcaaaaaA
This window of the Mercurialis annua linkage group LG5, ddMerAnnu1.2, whole genome shotgun sequence genome carries:
- the LOC126681471 gene encoding uncharacterized protein LOC126681471 — translated: MKTRLSLYAIANNFQFTVSKSCTIKYVLNYLDKNCKWSSRASRDGRTSMFLIRRLNNMHTCSVDIRMEEKREATTSIVAEVTKSKFLNVKTIYTPTNIILDFEKEYGVILNYNKAWREKEKALGLIRGNPGDSYDVLPSYFHMILETNPGLVVNIPTSKDNIFLYAFMALDASIKGWKYCRPVVVTDGTFLKSNYGRTLLTTCTQDGNSKKFPPAFAIIDSENDASWEYFFREFKEAFGEKDELCIVSDRCESISKAKKKQAVSSSNSRDMYVQLLNNLKSKFKNKNNKVKECLYVAAKSYKLRSLTTT
- the LOC126681470 gene encoding uncharacterized protein LOC126681470 encodes the protein MSLGCKAVWNGDHGFEIGEGDDKHTVFIDKKLCTCRVWDVSGIPCPHAICAIKHLGMEPLDHISGYYHRAQYDATYSFTIQPVPGKKFMKCDQYLPMDAPEVKKQPGRPRKKRIINVNEPNPTSGSGKLARKGQKQRCRHCQEAGHNKASCKKKGKQGQTSQAGLQ